The stretch of DNA CAAGGTCCACAGATTCATCGATTTGTCAAGTATAACCAGGACGCTGCACAGCACCACCAACAGCGTCAACCTAGGCTGGATAGAGAGAATGGACTGTTGTATATTGGTAATTTGAACGTTTTTTTCTTCTTGATTACACCATGGGGATGATCATTTGCCGAGGCAAACTATAGCGATGTTGAACGTAACGTTAAAGTTGAATGTCGCGACTGAAAGTATACCGTTAGTTTAACGTAGGGTCTACTGTGCCGACTACAAATGCGTGTAACGGGTAGCAGCCAGCAGGTGCAACACACATAATCTAGGATTAATAATTACATGCCACCCCAGAGAATAATGAATATGGATGTTTTTTAGACCCTTGACGGCTTTTCCCCAGAAAaaatcttcctatactttacaatTTTGATGCTTATTTTAACCACGTTTTCGCGAGTCAAGGCTTTAAAACTTGTTTACTGGTTTTATGATTTGACTCAGCAACCTGCTATTTAAAAGTATTGATAGTTGATTTTAGCCTGGTCTATCAAAGCTTATTGGGGACTAATAGGTGATCATTGCACCTCAACTGAAACTCTTCAAAAGACGAAATTACCTTTGAGGTATTTGATTTATGTCTGAATTTCGCAAACATAActaaaaaataacaaagaacTATAGCAAATCCACGAAAAAGAGCTCATGTTTACAATCAAGCCTGAGAATCTGTCTATGTTAAAAAGACGTCTGAAAGgctactaaaattaaaaattgtcacGTCTCATTTGACAAATTTCTCTTAGCTAATATTACGGAAATAAACGAGAACTTCGATGCCCCATTCATCTGTGGAACTTTTGCCCTCCAATCTTTGGGTGATAGTAGTTTCTGTcggaaattattttataaaaataaaatgaacgtATTCCATTTAACATTCCAACTTTTAAACTTGATTTTTGCCACAGGAATGAtgtcaatgaaaaaatttcttgGTACGAGAGTGGAAGCCGTGGTCGAAACATGGGCCAAAAATCAGGATGTTCGACTTGAAATATTTGCAAGTAACAACGGTACGCCAAGTGTAAGATCTGGGCGTGTTTCTGTGCTGAAAAACGGAGCAAGAATCATCCAACTACCAGGCGTATCAGACGTTTCGTATCCGCCGCAGAAGAAATGTTTTTCAATGCTGAAGTATATTCACGACAATCATTTGAAGAAGTATGTACAATTAGCCGTGTTTTCGCTGAATAAAAGTCTTGAAACTCGATAGAGTTTTGCTGCACTATCGCAAAACGAATGTACAGCGTTATTGACAACactttaataatttgaatttttaaaaacagtcactcAGTAAAGTTGGAAGTATGAACATTCGAATGCACATACGTACAACTGAACATGCATGTACTCATAGGGAGCGGTGACGTAGAAATGCCTCATTTGGATAAAATTGATTACTTAAGAAAAAAAGAATGCAAACAATACAATACAGTTGGATTTTGACCAAATGTGAGATTACTCACGCCAAAATTTTTCCAACTAGTCTGAATGagtatttttttcagttttgatTGGTTTCTACGGGTGGATGACGATGCATATATAAAGGTGGATGCCTTGAAAAAACTACTCAGTCAAGCCGATCCCACGAAGCCGTACTTTATCGGTCATTCTGGATATGGAAAACACCCAGAGGATTATTTAGCAGATGGAGAAAATTATTGCATGGTGAGACATAAATGTTTCAAATCAAAGGCATAATCAAGACCGGGGAATTTACAATCCATTCCAACTCCGGTTTGAGAGAAAGTTAATTCTGATTTCGACTCCGGGTTAGGAAAAATTTGACTCCAGCTCCGAACTCagcgaaaatcaaattttggaaacaaaaaattttagCTTATGAAAACCTCCTTTAATTGGAGTTTAAGAACGCGTAGTTAACATAATGCTTTTTTAGttttgtagaaaattttgaCTCGTATTATTACCgttaaaaaatatgaatctAGACTATTGAATTCGGGCATTTTGGTACAACGACCTCGGCCCTCGATTAACAACTCATAAAAGTCGAAGAATGTTGTTAAATTTTGcgagtaaaatatttcattgtacACCAATGGCTTACACCTTTTAACGGGAAACGCCCGTATACTGTTTTCCCGTCAAAACCCCGAAATACAATAAAGTTAGTTCTACGTCACTAATATTGGTTTTACGTACGAACTTCTTATTACGACGTGCGGCTTCCGTCACCGTTTTGTTTGCTCAATCGGAGCAAATAATCAAGTTTGTTTACTCAGAAAATTGTGATATGATAAAATACTCCAGATATCCGTAATTCGAATGGAACTCGATTCTTGACTTGTTTTGgtgaactttatatattctcGGAATATCAGTAAAACATAATTAACGGCGTACAGCATGTCAAACGCAGAATTCTATACCACGATAGGCTCAGTAGCTCTCTTTCACTAGCTCTTTTGGCACTTGAGAGGCCGCCCGTTACTTTGCTCGGAGATTAGTTTCCTTtgtttctgagtgagttcccgTGACCTTGCTTGGAACGATTCTCCTCAAAAAATAtctataattttattgaaactcTCACAGCAGACCATAATGTTAATGACTAGCTATACGTCGGCTCCATTGCTGTCGAGCAGACATAATGGATACAGTAATTCCAAACGTTGAATTGTTTTACTGCAAAGCCTATTTCCAATCTCTACCTCAGCGGGGTCTCAATCGGGGACAATTTACCATCTTTGGGAGTAAATTTCACTTGGGGACAAAATTACTTGGTTTATTGTAGCTATGTGGACGTAATCATTTTAGTGGTTTACATCAGTGGTCTTCAAACTGTTTGAGACACGACCCCATCTACaatattattacgtatgatAAGCATTTCGGTGAAGCGATTTCGGTGCTTTGATTTTAGCAGACTCATAGCACTAAAAGTCAAGCTTTCAAAAAGATTGATCATacgatatttttcttttatgtttatcagccatttaataaattgtaattatcAATATGACGGTAGCCTGGAAAATGAGGATTTGCAGTAAAAGCAACGGCCACTGTACAGAGTACATTTAAAACACAATAacgatttaatttaaaatataaattactgtcGTTACGCAATAGCCTTATTATAAAAGAAGTCACTCCAATTCGAAATATCGGGACTTGCTAGCCTATGTAGCGTTATTCAACTTAACAGTGCAGACTGCACACTGTTGTGTATTTGTGTCATAGATGACATAGAACACTGTTTTTCACACGGACTAAATTtgtgattatgatgtcataatttatTTATCGTAATTGCTCTTGATATTACCTGTCTGCGTGCTTGTTATTCATTCTTTTGTTTGAAGTATCTAGCGTTAAGCCGAGAAGTCAcacacataataaaaataataaaagaaaagacaACGATGGGCACTCGGCGACCCCAGAAATATTTAGGGCGACCCCACTTGGTGTCGCGACCCACACTTTGGTGACCACTGGTTTACGTCATCGATTCTTTTCCTCCCTTGAATCATTATAGGCTTCTGTAGAAGTGAAAACATGAAATGTGATGTTTAAATTCGCATATCTTTGACctgaaaaattactttttaatttaatacTTGACAATATCGTGTGTATGGTGAATAACTACCAGAACAAGACTATGTGCATTTCCGAAAGTTTGCGACTTAATTAATAACGTCGGAATTTCATAAATTCacgatttatttttcaaattatattttcaaaggGGGGAACTGGAATCCTGTTTTCTCAAGAACTTCTACGCAGAATAGGACCCAGACTTTCAGATTGCCTGGGTGAAATGTTTACAGAGCACGAGGACATTGAACTTGGAAGATGTGTCCGGAAGATTACTGGGACAAGTTGTACGGAATCTTgggaaacaataaatttattttatcaaaattatggCGGACTTGGTAGCTACGATGCGAATATAAAGGAAATGTCAGAGAGAAAAAGAAGTAATAAGATTTATTGCTTTTATGGCTCATGGGTagaattattgttgtttattatttattgtttttatttttcagctgTTGCTCTCACTTTCCATGCAAACAAAGAATCAAAATATCAGTATAAATTTCATCAAACAATTTTAAAGGACAGAATAACTAACATGTTAACAAAGATCACAAAAATGGAGACTGAAGTTAAAAAAATGACAAGCCTTCTGGCTTTGAGAGAATTTGACTATAAGGTGATTTCTTTATACCTTTCTATTTTCTCATTAGATTGATATTTAATTAATGTATGTGATAGATTCATTGCTAGTCTAAtcatgtattttcaattttcaaagcccacTATAGGGATTCTTTAAAATAGTACCTCCCAAGCGGATTTCCGCTGCCCCTTGTATAGTCCCGCCAGTACAAACCAAGGGTTCCAAACGTCTCCATTCAAATTTGAgagtatatatttatgtatattgtttaaatataagcAAATACTTAATAAATTTGCCACTATTGTTAAACTTGTAATACTaaaaagatcattttgttttcccATTATTAGgttttcttttatatttattcgtACAATTGAGACCATAAAATACAATTGAACTAATAAACAGGGGTTCGTTCCTAGAGCTACCGAGGTGTTTCATTGGGGTTTCGTTtcacaaaaatgttgaaaatcactgatataaaaaaatgttcTTATTTAGTAGTTTTTGGTCCCCCgtattgtgtgtaccaggttagtattaggccataattttcttccgattttccatatttcagttatattacaagtccggggactgtctgtgttagccaagtgaatatacccactgcCTATAGGtcccagtccctttacacaacttgatgtaaagtaggcggacaaaatcagttacctccatattggtacatacacttttggagcgccgtTTTTGTACTCAATTTCTCAATAGAGTGGTACAGTTCACCGAAGTTTTTTCTTGTCCAACTAATACATAAAATTATTCAGTATCTTTCATTCACTGACTTAATTTTATTCAGGCATGGAATTCCCACGCGGGATACGTTTGGGACTCAATAACGAAAAAAAGCATTTATTCTACGTCATCTCTTGTTCGAGCGATTCCATCGTTTATAAAACAAGCGGCTATCACCAATGTGTTTTACACCATACAAGACTTGCGTATGAAGTTCACTGCTTTGCAAGCTCACATTCACGAAATATCGGTAACTCAGATGCGATATTTTGTAAACCCCCTGACGTCTGTGGACATGATATCACGGTTGAAAGTGCAAGGGACTTCTCGCCAACGTCCTATGactatttatttgaataatattcatTATCGAAGAACATTCCCTGAATCTGTTGTGTTTTTCACCGAGATATATCCTATTGATATTCAAGGTGTTAAGTCTGTAGCATCGAAAATGGAAAGCGACAAAAAAAAGGTCACAAGCGGACAAAACGAAAGAGTGAATTTTGTAGTTGCGTTGAGCGGGCGACCTGAAAATCTGATGcgatttttgaaaaactttgaaGAAGAATTTTTAAACAAGCAAGAAAACGTAAGTTTGTCGATAGTCTACTTTCCCGAAAAGATTCGCGTAACCCCAAAAGACGAACAGATTATAGATGCCGACGAGGAGAAATACCGAGAAGAAGACATTATCCGACAAAGCGACAAAACCCGATTTGTTCAAGGCAATCTAACAAAACTACGCGAAAAGCACCCAGGCTCAGAAATAAATTTCTTTCCAGTTTCAAACGGACTCAAATTTTCTCGTGGTATCGGTCTGCAAATGGGTGCGAAGAAGCTTTTTCATCCGGGAGAACGTGATGAATTACTGTTTTTCTGTGATGTTGATCTTCTGTTTAAAATAGAAATACTGTCTCACATTCGTAGAAGTACGATTCGAGGGAAACAGGTTTATTATCCAACATTTTTTAGTCAATATGATCCAGAAGTTGTTTATTCTTATCAAGAAGCACCCGAAACACATTTCTATTTTGAGGAAATTGCGGGATTTTGGAGAACATTTAGTTACGGAATGGTATCGCTCTACAAAAGTGATTTTCTGAAAAGTGGAGGATTCGATCTTTCTATACAAGGATGGGGATTAGAAGACTTGAGATTTGTGAGTACATACTAAATAGTATTCAAATTCCAGAAAGCAATTTAACTGCATGTGGTATGAGCTGTTCTGTGCATTTATCCACAATCCTTTAATGAGTGGCTCGAAGCCAGGATTCTGAAGTTTTTAATCAGCTTCGACTCCCAACTCCGGGTTGCAAAAATTGTGTCGAAAAGTTTGGCGTTTGCAATCCATTTTTAATGCACTGTTAAGAACGTTAAGTTTATCCACTTCTTTGAGTTTCTGTGGAAAATTTTGACTCATTATTGAGAGTTTAAACTGCGATTTTGACGGATTCAAAATTTCTACTCTGGGGAGTATTAAAATGCGACTCTGGTCCAGTATCCGCCAAAACTAGCCAAAGTTGGACTAGATATATAATGGTTGTGTTTGAGTTACTGAAATATTTTAAGCTATGTCattaaaatcacaaatttgaatcattttttttcatgttttgtaataatccttttttcatttcattctaCAGTGTGACGCGGTATTGAAGAAGGCTGGTCTTCAAGTATTCAAAAGTATGGAACCAGCCATGGTTCACATTTATCACGACAAAGATTGTCCAGCATCACTCAGCAAAGCCCAGTTTGAGTCTTGCCAGAATTCAAGAGCACAGCATTTCGGTCCTCAAGTTCTTTTGTATTATTTGTGGCACAGGGAAGAAAATCCGGATGATGAATACGACCCCAATGTCAAGGTAGATCCTTAATTGCGGAGTGACAAAAACGTTGTATATGGGTGAACCCCCTCCTCACCCCACCGCAACAAAACCCACAAATTTATTGATTACTTTtacgaaaataaagaaaatttattcaacacttgaacgtctgtttgtgtatgattgtgcCAAGAAATTCCAGTAATCTACTAGAATACTGCTCTCCTGTTATCCATTGCCAATTTAGAATGTACATTCAGACTGTGAAAAACTGTAACTTTCGATAATATAGGGTGAGATTACAATtaacacagaaaaaaaaatatatagaaaatgtaACCCTACTTTTGTACCATTCTGTATATACTCtatctattttatataataaaatagttCTTGTctcaaattcaatacaaatgtaaATATGTCTTTGGAGTCTGTATTGTTGAAAAAACTCAAATACACAAGAAGAGGTCCAATATACACAGCTACAATACATTCTACATCTTGGGCCAGTATTGGAGTCGTAATTTCCAATTATTTGGAATGGAGgtcaaagtttaaaattttatgaaGTCGCAATTTGAACCTAATCGTCAGAGTCGTAGTTTTAATCTAAAACTATAAATTAATTGCATATTTTCATACTATTATGTCTCCGATTCCTGACTCTGAGTTGATGAAAATTTCGACGTTTATTCCAGCTCCGGACTCCCAAGAAAATctaattttcatattgaaaagTTTGGCGTTTGCAATCCAGTTTTATTCACAATCTAGAGTTGAAGTCAAAATGCTTGTAAATCCATTGTCGGTTTCGGAAGGGAACCACATGATAATATCAGACTTTGTCTATGTATACCCAACACGTACTAAGAAAACATTGTCTAAAACCTTAATTTCTAAGCCAGCGTGCATTAAACGTTTTGTATAGTTTTGTGTGAAATCCTCTAAATTTCCGTTTGGAATTCCATAATTGGGTAATAATAAAAACGGCTGGGTGTTATCGTCAAAAGAAATTTCATAATtagctatttgtattttgtttgaCATATTCCGGCGTAATTTTAACCACTTTGCATAGTTGAACCATTtgaatttttctgttttgaagTCGCTTTCAGTAGGCTTGAAGTTGTTTTTGAAGTCTTTCAGAAGATTTTTCTTTGTGATTGGGAATAGGTGTTTCATACTTTTATACATTTCTTCGTCGATTTCTACGAGGGGAACTACAAAACCTTGTTTATTTCTCATGTCTTTGGGCACAGATTTTACAAAAGTACGAAACCCATTTCGCAAGTTGGCGCTAGGAAGTAATTCAATATTAGATTGTAAAATCATAGTTGTAGTCGAGTATTCAAATGCGACGTTTCTTATAACACCAATCGGGTAATCTGACTGCGTGCTATTTTCGGCAACTCCAAGACTTTGTAATAGGTTTTCTAAGTTTATACACATCTCATTCTCTGCTCTCTTGTCTTTTTCAGCTTGTGATAATAGTTTTACCACGTCAGTTTCATCTGATGTTTCTATTCCTTGATCTTTCATGTCCCCTACATCGGGAACCACAAAgtgaaatttaacaattttggTAACTTTTATACAACATTTCCGCAATATCTCAACAAGTGCTAAAGCTCTTATTGGATATTCTGCATATACAGACAATGATATTACTCCATCCCACATTTTTATGAGTCTTGGTAAGTACCGTAATTTGTAGTAGGAAGTATGCACAGCAAGCGTGATGTCGTGAGATTTTTCGATGCTTTCTTCCGGTGTGATAGCATTAGGGTATATCCAATACTTATAATTCTTGCTGTGCTTCGGTAGAATCTTTCGCGTTTTCATTGCCCGGAAAAAGACTTCATTGTTGTATATATCCAATGTGCTTTTGGGCTTGTAACAATATATCTTCCACACGACAACCCAAATTACAATAATcgaaatcattttcaaaaaacgAACCGCATTTTTCCGAGTTAGCATCATTTACTGGCAATTTTCCAGTAATAACACGTACCACATATAAAACCGACGATTTATGTTTAATCGAAGTTCTATATGGTTGAGCTCTCCTCTCTCCAGAGTCGAATCAACTTTGCACGTACTCTTTATTAACTAATCTGAAGCAAATAATGTACAGGTAATTCGAGTCTATCAATACTGACTTAGATGAGGTTTAAAGAAAGACGAAATTGAATCTTATGCTAAAACATAACGTATACTCAATATTTATCGCAATTGGGAATCTTATGAAAATTTGAGATGCTGAACTTCCTCTAGCTTACTAGTACTTATTAGATATTGGCACCAATAAGACTCGGGACTGGGCACATATtaccaaaatcgaataaaacagcaacaattataaaaatatttaacccCACTCTGTTGCGATACATGTTCAGGAAATGTCGATTTGCGTAACATCAAAACATCATGTCACCAAAACAAGAGAACTATGctgaaatatatcaacacaaaGGGATTATTACGTCTTTTATTGAGCTCTCGTTGGCTGCAATATTAGTAAAATCGCGTTAAAGACTACTTgttttatttatgaattttaCTTGGTGAAACTGTAAGAATGTAATTTGAGAATTTcttcattcatttttt from Styela clava chromosome 14, kaStyClav1.hap1.2, whole genome shotgun sequence encodes:
- the LOC120340873 gene encoding chondroitin sulfate synthase 1-like gives rise to the protein MVPRHSLLPLDRKRENSSCRNMGKFSTQVEMIVYRFILSLVVGFFLGSYVITNHEVSVVQKLGKLVCQGPQIHRFVKYNQDAAQHHQQRQPRLDRENGLLYIGMMSMKKFLGTRVEAVVETWAKNQDVRLEIFASNNGTPSVRSGRVSVLKNGARIIQLPGVSDVSYPPQKKCFSMLKYIHDNHLKNFDWFLRVDDDAYIKVDALKKLLSQADPTKPYFIGHSGYGKHPEDYLADGENYCMGGTGILFSQELLRRIGPRLSDCLGEMFTEHEDIELGRCVRKITGTSCTESWETINLFYQNYGGLGSYDANIKEMSERKRTVALTFHANKESKYQYKFHQTILKDRITNMLTKITKMETEVKKMTSLLALREFDYKAWNSHAGYVWDSITKKSIYSTSSLVRAIPSFIKQAAITNVFYTIQDLRMKFTALQAHIHEISVTQMRYFVNPLTSVDMISRLKVQGTSRQRPMTIYLNNIHYRRTFPESVVFFTEIYPIDIQGVKSVASKMESDKKKVTSGQNERVNFVVALSGRPENLMRFLKNFEEEFLNKQENVSLSIVYFPEKIRVTPKDEQIIDADEEKYREEDIIRQSDKTRFVQGNLTKLREKHPGSEINFFPVSNGLKFSRGIGLQMGAKKLFHPGERDELLFFCDVDLLFKIEILSHIRRSTIRGKQVYYPTFFSQYDPEVVYSYQEAPETHFYFEEIAGFWRTFSYGMVSLYKSDFLKSGGFDLSIQGWGLEDLRFCDAVLKKAGLQVFKSMEPAMVHIYHDKDCPASLSKAQFESCQNSRAQHFGPQVLLYYLWHREENPDDEYDPNVKVDP